The Bacilli bacterium PM5-9 genome has a segment encoding these proteins:
- a CDS encoding uracil permease (product_source=KO:K02824; cog=COG2233; ko=KO:K02824; pfam=PF00860; superfamily=103196,82866; tigrfam=TIGR00801; transmembrane_helix_parts=Outside_1_32,TMhelix_33_55,Inside_56_61,TMhelix_62_84,Outside_85_93,TMhelix_94_116,Inside_117_122,TMhelix_123_145,Outside_146_157,TMhelix_158_180,Inside_181_186,TMhelix_187_209,Outside_210_274,TMhelix_275_297,Inside_298_308,TMhelix_309_331,Outside_332_340,TMhelix_341_363,Inside_364_374,TMhelix_375_393,Outside_394_396,TMhelix_397_416,Inside_417_432), whose protein sequence is MEKSFEKNGLLIQPNEKPKNKLLWMLLSFQHVFAMFGATVLAPILIGLDPSVAILCSGIGTLIYLTCTKFKVPIYIGSSFAFIAATKIALESGGTGAAAASIMTVGFVYTVIALLLRFTGTKWLNKLLPPIVVGPMIMVIGLSLANSAISNAGLLKDAFDPTAALIAGLTLLITALVSIMGKGFFKIIPILIGILSGYCIALALGRVDTSIFANMQLFSVPNIQFPGLTYNFDFKYSLMFVPIALVTIAEHVGEHTITSNICKKDFLQDPGLKQTLLGDGIATLVAGLLGGPANTTYGENNGVIAMTKVASVYVIALAAVFAIILAFISPVSLFIKSIPAPVMGGISIMLFGIIASNGVKIMIENKIDFTQSRNLVIAASMLILGIGGATLAFSETFTLSGMSVAAVIGIILNIILPHDKEYKDNMVKEENQ, encoded by the coding sequence ATGGAAAAAAGCTTTGAAAAAAATGGATTATTAATCCAACCAAATGAAAAACCAAAGAATAAATTATTATGGATGTTATTATCATTTCAACATGTATTTGCAATGTTTGGAGCAACAGTATTAGCACCAATTTTAATTGGATTAGATCCATCAGTTGCAATTCTATGCTCTGGAATTGGAACATTAATTTATTTGACATGTACAAAATTTAAAGTTCCAATTTATATTGGATCATCATTCGCTTTTATTGCAGCAACTAAAATTGCTTTAGAAAGTGGTGGAACTGGAGCTGCAGCAGCATCGATTATGACAGTAGGTTTTGTTTATACTGTAATTGCTTTATTATTAAGATTTACAGGAACAAAATGGTTAAATAAATTATTACCACCAATTGTAGTAGGTCCAATGATTATGGTAATCGGACTTAGCCTTGCTAATAGTGCAATATCTAATGCTGGATTATTAAAAGATGCTTTTGATCCTACAGCAGCATTAATTGCTGGTTTGACTTTATTGATTACAGCACTTGTTTCAATTATGGGTAAAGGATTCTTTAAAATAATTCCTATTTTAATTGGTATTTTATCAGGATACTGTATCGCTTTAGCTTTAGGAAGAGTAGATACATCAATTTTTGCAAACATGCAATTATTCTCAGTTCCTAATATTCAATTTCCAGGATTAACATATAACTTTGATTTTAAATATTCATTAATGTTTGTACCAATCGCGCTAGTAACCATTGCAGAGCACGTTGGAGAACATACAATTACATCAAATATATGTAAAAAAGATTTCTTGCAAGACCCAGGTCTTAAGCAAACATTATTAGGTGATGGAATTGCTACATTAGTTGCCGGTTTACTAGGTGGACCAGCAAATACAACATACGGTGAGAACAATGGTGTAATCGCAATGACAAAAGTTGCTTCAGTATATGTAATTGCTTTAGCAGCAGTATTTGCAATCATTTTAGCATTCATTAGTCCAGTATCATTATTTATTAAAAGTATTCCTGCTCCAGTAATGGGTGGAATTTCAATTATGTTATTTGGAATTATTGCAAGTAATGGTGTTAAAATCATGATTGAAAATAAGATTGATTTTACACAATCAAGAAACTTAGTAATAGCTGCTTCAATGTTAATATTAGGTATTGGTGGAGCAACATTAGCATTTTCTGAAACTTTTACTTTATCAGGAATGTCAGTTGCAGCAGTAATTGGAATTATCCTAAATATTATTTTGCCTCATGATAAAGAATATAAGGATAATATGGTTAAAGAAGAAAATCAGTAA
- a CDS encoding acetate kinase (product_source=KO:K00925; cath_funfam=3.30.420.40; cog=COG0282; ko=KO:K00925; pfam=PF00871; superfamily=53067; tigrfam=TIGR00016): protein MSKIMAVNAGSSSLKYQLIEMPAADVLCSGVIERIGLNDSLFSIEVNGEKHKDVLDIEDHTKAVNLVLDALTKYNVVSSLDEIDGVGHRFVHGGEKFVSSVVINDEVVAAMEELSDLAPLHNPANLVGYRAFKDALKEVGHVAVFDTAFHQTMEKDTFVYPIPYEYYEDFGVRKYGFHGTSHLFVSKRANELLGNQKDSKVITCHLGNGASLAAVKDGKSINTSMGLTPLAGVMMGTRSGDIDPAIITFLMDKTSMSAYEVMDVLNKKSGMLGLSKISSDARDIENGLNEGNELAKLTVDVYVNRIMDTIGSYFVKLGGLDAIVFTAGLGENAPMFRKLICEKLECLGVKIDDDRNNVRGKETLISSDDSKVKVFLIPTNEELVIAQDTTALLGL from the coding sequence ATGTCAAAAATAATGGCAGTTAATGCTGGATCATCATCATTAAAATATCAATTAATTGAGATGCCAGCTGCAGATGTATTATGTTCAGGTGTTATTGAAAGAATTGGATTAAATGATTCTTTATTTTCAATTGAAGTAAATGGTGAAAAACATAAAGATGTTTTAGATATTGAAGACCATACAAAAGCTGTAAACTTAGTGTTAGATGCACTAACAAAATATAATGTTGTTTCATCATTAGATGAAATTGATGGAGTAGGTCATCGTTTTGTTCATGGTGGAGAAAAATTTGTTTCATCTGTAGTAATCAATGATGAAGTAGTAGCAGCTATGGAAGAGTTATCAGATTTAGCTCCATTACATAACCCAGCAAACTTAGTTGGTTATCGTGCTTTTAAAGATGCATTAAAAGAAGTTGGTCATGTTGCAGTATTTGATACAGCATTTCATCAAACAATGGAAAAAGATACATTTGTTTATCCAATTCCATACGAATATTATGAAGATTTTGGTGTTAGAAAATATGGTTTCCATGGTACATCACATTTATTCGTTTCAAAACGTGCAAATGAATTATTAGGAAATCAAAAAGATTCAAAAGTTATTACATGTCATTTAGGAAACGGAGCTTCATTAGCTGCAGTTAAAGATGGTAAATCAATTAATACTTCAATGGGATTAACTCCATTAGCAGGTGTTATGATGGGAACAAGATCTGGTGATATTGATCCAGCAATAATTACATTTTTAATGGATAAAACTTCAATGAGTGCTTATGAAGTAATGGATGTATTAAATAAAAAATCAGGTATGCTTGGATTAAGTAAAATTTCAAGTGATGCTCGTGATATTGAAAACGGATTAAATGAAGGAAACGAACTTGCTAAATTAACAGTTGATGTATATGTTAATAGAATCATGGATACTATTGGATCATACTTTGTTAAATTAGGTGGACTTGATGCTATTGTCTTTACTGCTGGTTTAGGTGAAAACGCACCAATGTTTAGAAAGTTAATTTGTGAAAAACTTGAGTGTTTAGGAGTTAAGATTGATGATGATAGAAATAATGTTAGAGGAAAAGAAACATTAATTTCATCTGATGATTCTAAAGTAAAAGTATTTTTAATTCCTACAAATGAAGAGTTAGTTATTGCTCAAGATACAACAGCATTATTAGGATTATAA